Proteins encoded in a region of the Ziziphus jujuba cultivar Dongzao chromosome 3, ASM3175591v1 genome:
- the LOC107423114 gene encoding FCS-Like Zinc finger 6, translating to MSSKRSRIVRSSSQGEIGLFSQIQPIEPPAGPWVPKRPAFAKPVQEQSKNSVLSTTAVPESSREKYVENGNSIAVDGQKQQSILTLYSSADESNDSGFKKQKNQPNEEFGAFLKACSLCKKKLKVDDDLFMYGYLRAFCSPECRDDQIALDGYDREAALEYARRLEEWQETTNGKNPFDKGFAP from the exons ATGTCTTCGAAACGATCTAGAATTGTACGGTCTTCGAGCCAGGGGGAGATAGGGTTGTTCTCTCAAATCCAGCCGATCGAACCGCCGGCGGGTCCTTGGGTCCCGAAGCGGCCGGCTTTTGCCAAACCGGTTCAAGAACAGTCCAAGAACTCGGTTCTGTCTACTACCGCCGTACCGGAATCGTCTCGAGAAAAGTACGTCGAGAACGGGAATTCGATTGCCGTTGATGGACAAAAGCAACAGAGTATCCTGACGCTTTATTCATCGGCTGATGAGAGTAACGATAGTGGGTTCAAGAAGCAGAAGAATCAGCCCAACGAAGAGTTCGGAGCTTTTCTCAAAGCTTGTTCCTTGTGCAAGAAGAAGCTCAAGGTAGACGACGACCTCTTCATGTATGG ATACCTCCGTGCATTTTGTTCACCTGAGTGCCGAGATGATCAGATTGCTTTAGATGGGTATGACAGGGAAGCTGCTTTAGAGTACGCAAGGAGACTCGAAGAGTGGCAGGAAACCACCAATGGAAAAAACCCTTTTGACAAGGGTTTTGCTCCCTAG
- the LOC107405551 gene encoding vicilin Jug r 2.0101 has translation MNILTPKPNRLLIPLFFFFFFLSFFSTTFGYYDFDSKSKQHLQQCFDKCTQDVQQIAQKLVCQKACVQRDLENYKEEEEEKGGGGGQPFPEISPQDEYQQCWQWCLDEVYDDPRKLKKCQQRCDEKLRKREAEEEGGRGGGTKPEPEPEREPEPKHEKEPEKNLRHCQRRCVRRYGTGQERQICKRTCRKQYDKEKGYEGPPDVIDSLDKEVPPGKQYEHCRKSCQRQSQDQRQLKKCESQCQKESSQKEFQREEDEEEKEELESWESNSMISYKGVPGVKYQKCQQKCEGHKQSESPEMKMECQQKCEKKYGSDKKQRQRGKEEKIHRQGQGEKGKETEKEHQEQGEKGSESPEEVENKGEKGKETKNPTRSETEEERIRKILRNNPYYFPSDGSQSMFRTQEGQLKVFDVLSKKSNLLQGIENYRFAVLEAGPNTFVIPHHYDAESVLVVVRGKGTISLVSQKGRDSYYIEFGDIIRVPVGTTIYLINQQNDENLEIAQLLQPINNPGQFKEYFVAGGHYPQSYYRAFSTHLLYQILNVSRDQVDRFLGQESRGKWQGLRQAIAIKASQEQLRALSHHEYSTSSVQIINSNSKGPIRLRNKKPFYSNEFGKILEANPDEHRQIRDLDVFVHLVEIKKGAIMVPHHHSRSTLVGLVVEGSGHFEMVCPHFSSHGGDDDDDGNEEKNNRLQVNRAVFSPGDVFVVAAGHPISYIPDPYQNLTILEFGINGLNNHRNFIAGRDSIVMKMERAAKELAFNVEGEEVEQIFGSQKLSYFVPKLETEQEELQGGK, from the exons ATGAACATCCTCACGCCCAAACCGAACAGGCTTCTAAttcctctcttcttcttcttcttcttcctttctttcttttctactACTTTCGGCTATTACGATTTCGATTCCAAGTCTAAACAACACCTCCAACAATGCTTCGACAAGTGCACTCAAGATGTTCAACAAATTGCCCAGAAATTAGTTTGTCAAAAGGCATGCGTGCAGCGAGACTTGGAGAACtacaaggaagaagaagaagaaaaaggaggaggaggaggccAACCTTTCCCGGAGATTAGTCCTCAGGACGAGTACCAGCAATGCTGGCAATGGTGTCTTGATGAGGTATATGACGATCCACGTAAGCTGAAAAAGTGTCAGCAACGCTGCGATGAAAAACTGAGGAAGCGGGAAGCTGAAGAAGAAGGAGGCAGAGGTGGCGGAACAAAGCCAGAACCGGAACCAGAACGGGAACCGGAACCGAAACACGAAAAGGAACCGGAAAAGAATCTCCGGCATTGCCAGAGACGGTGCGTGAGGAGGTACGGAACAGGACAGGAACGGCAAATATGCAAAAGAACTTGCCGGAAACAGTATGATAAGGAAAAGGGATACGAAGGTCCTCCCGATGTAATTGACAGTTTAGATAAGGAAGTGCCACCTGGGAAACAATATGAACATTGCCGCAAAAGTTGTCAAAGGCAATCACAGGATCAACGACAACTAAAAAAGTGCGAAAGTCAGTGCCAAAAAGAATCATCCCAAAAGGAATTTCagagagaagaagatgaagaagaaaaggaggAATTAGAAAGTTGGGAGAGCAACAGCATGATAAGCTACAAAGGCGTCCCAGGAGTGAAGTACCAAAAGTGCCAACAAAAATGCGAGGGACACAAGCAAAGCGAAAGCCCAGAGATGAAGATGGAGTGCCAGCAAAAATGTGAAAAGAAATACGGATCAGATAAGAAACAGAGACAGAGgggaaaagaagagaaaattcATCGACAGGGACAgggagagaaaggaaaagaaacagAGAAGGAGCATCAAGAACAGGGAGAAAAGGGAAGTGAATCTCCGGAGGAGGTAGAGAATAAGGGAGAGAAgggaaaagaaacaaagaaccCAACAAGATCAGAAACAGAAGAAGAGCGAATTCGTAAGATTCTGAGAAACAACCCTTACTACTTCCCCTCTGATGGATCACAGTCCATGTTCAGGACACAAGAAGGTCAACTAAAGGTGTTTGATGTGTTGTCAAAGAAGTCAAATCTTCTTCAAGGCATTGAAAACTACAGGTTTGCCGTCTTAGAGGCCGGACCTAACACTTTTGTAATCCCTCACCATTATGATGCTGAATCTGTTTTGGTCGTAGTCAGAG GAAAAGGGACGATAAGTCTTGTGTCGCAGAAGGGAAGAGATTCCTACTACATTGAATTTGGGGATATAATCAGAGTTCCTGTAGGGACCACTATTTACTTAATTAACCAAcaaaatgatgagaatctggaAATAGCACAGCTCCTCCAGCCTATAAACAATCCTGGCCAATTTAAG GAATATTTTGTCGCTGGAGGGCATTACCCTCAATCATATTACAGGGCCTTTAGCACTCACCTTCTTTATCAAATTCTGAAT gTTTCAAGAGACCAGGTCGATAGGTTTCTTGGACAGGAGAGTCGGGGGAAGTGGCAGGGACTGAGACAAGCCATTGCCATAAAAGCTTCACAAGAGCAGCTAAGAGCTTTAAGTCACCATGAATATTCTACTTCATCAGTGCAAATTATAAACAGTAATTCTAAAGGTCCAATCCGTCTTAGAAACAAGAAGCCCTTCTACTCCAATGAGTTCGGAAAGATCTTAGAGGCGAACCCAGATGAGCACAGACAAATCAGAGACTTGGATGTCTTTGTTCATCTcgttgaaataaaaaaa GGAGCAATTATGGTGCCGCACCATCATTCAAGGTCTACTTTGGTGGGTCTGGTTGTAGAAGGAAGTGGGCATTTCGAAATGGTTTGCCCACATTTCTCAAGCCATGGaggggatgatgatgatgatggtaatgaggaaaaaaataacCGGTTACAGGTGAACAGAGCTGTATTCTCACCTGGTGATGTTTTTGTAGTCGCGGCAGGTCATCCAATCTCTTATATCCCGGACCCATATCAGAATTTGACAATCTTGGAGTTCGGAATCAACGGCCTGAACAACCACAGAAACTTCATTGCAG GGAGAGATAGCATTGTGATGAAGATGGAAAGAGCAGCTAAGGAGTTGGCATTCAATGTAGAAGGAGAAGAGGTGGAGCAGATATTCGGCAGCCAAAAACTGTCTTACTTTGTGCCAAAACtagaaaccgagcaagaggaattgcaaggtggaaagtaa